Within Limisalsivibrio acetivorans, the genomic segment AGAATACATCCCTTCCGATGGTGTCGAAGAAGGCTTTATGCTCATTGAAGGCGGGTTCATCGCCGCTTACCACGACAACAAGCATTCCTTTCTTAGCAGGTACAACGCTTCCGAGAACCGGAGCCTCAAGGTAGCTGAACCCCTCCGCTTCTGCTATCTCGTAAACCTCAAGAACCTCTTTATAGTGGTTTGTGGAGGTGTCGATAATGGTCTTCCCCTTGAGATCCGCATCAAGAAGACCGCCGTCCATGCCGAAGACATCGAGTACGGCATCTGTATCGAAAAGGTTAAGGACAATGGTATCCGACTTCTCCGCAACCTCTTTGGGTGAAACGGATATATCCGCACCTAACCCGTCCGCCTTCTTTATGGTTCTGTTCCATACGGTGAGGTCGTAGCCCTCGTCCATCAGCCTTTCTGCGAGTGCTTTCCCCAGATTTCCCAGTCCTATGAATCCTGTTTTCATAAATCACAACTCCTTTCTTAAATAATATCTACAGTAATGATCACGCACTTCAGGGCTGTGTTCAAGTTTTTCTTGAATTTTATCCATCCACGCCCATATCATAATCCCATGAATGATGAACGCTACGCACCGATGATACCCCAGGAACTGATCGAAGAGACTGCACAGAAGCAGATTGATGAATGGCTCACATACCCCTTTGTCAAACGTTTTGTAATACTACCCGATGTCCATGCCG encodes:
- a CDS encoding NAD(P)-dependent oxidoreductase, giving the protein MKTGFIGLGNLGKALAERLMDEGYDLTVWNRTIKKADGLGADISVSPKEVAEKSDTIVLNLFDTDAVLDVFGMDGGLLDADLKGKTIIDTSTNHYKEVLEVYEIAEAEGFSYLEAPVLGSVVPAKKGMLVVVVSGDEPAFNEHKAFFDTIGRDVFYLREPGAASRMKVINNMLLGVFMTSIAEAVAFGEKAGLDKSDVIDVLSTGGGKSLVFDAKKQKLADEDFSAHFSASAIYKDLGYLQRLAEDVKMPLYTAGAAKELYAETFRRGLSEEDFSVVYKMFK